A region from the Azospirillum thermophilum genome encodes:
- the hemE gene encoding uroporphyrinogen decarboxylase: MLAALAGETRPRPPFWLMRQAGRYLPEYRELRAKAGSFLDLCYNPDFAVEVTLQPLRRYGMDAAILFSDILVVPHALGQPLDYLEGEGPKLDPVRSVADLSRLSRDRFHERLAPVYETVRRLSTAIPQQTTLIGFAGAPWTIACYMVEGGGSKEYAHVKRWAYGDPAGFSRLIDLIVEVTADYLCAQIEAGAETVQLFDSWAGVLPPGPFRRWVIEPTRRIVALIKQRHPTVPVIGFPRGAGLAYEDYVTDSGVDAVGLDTTVSPVWAARTLQNRVPVQGNLDPILLAVGGEAMRGAAAEILEALAARPFIFNLGHGVIQTTPPEHVAELAALLRSWPEGA, translated from the coding sequence ATGCTGGCAGCGCTGGCCGGGGAGACGCGTCCGCGTCCGCCCTTCTGGCTGATGCGCCAGGCCGGACGCTATCTGCCGGAATACCGGGAGCTGCGGGCGAAGGCGGGCAGCTTCCTCGACCTCTGCTACAACCCCGACTTCGCGGTGGAGGTGACGCTGCAGCCGCTGCGCCGCTACGGGATGGATGCGGCGATTCTGTTCTCCGACATCCTGGTGGTGCCGCACGCGCTGGGGCAGCCGCTCGACTATCTGGAGGGGGAGGGGCCGAAGCTCGATCCGGTGCGCAGCGTCGCCGATCTCTCCCGGCTGTCGCGCGACCGCTTCCACGAGCGGCTGGCGCCGGTCTACGAGACGGTGCGCCGCCTCTCCACCGCGATTCCGCAGCAGACGACGCTGATCGGCTTTGCCGGCGCGCCCTGGACCATCGCCTGCTACATGGTCGAGGGCGGCGGCTCCAAGGAGTATGCCCACGTCAAGCGCTGGGCCTACGGCGATCCGGCCGGATTCTCCCGCCTCATCGACCTGATCGTCGAGGTCACCGCCGACTATCTCTGCGCCCAGATCGAGGCGGGGGCCGAGACGGTGCAGCTCTTCGACAGCTGGGCGGGCGTGCTTCCCCCCGGCCCCTTCCGCCGCTGGGTCATCGAACCGACGCGGCGGATCGTCGCACTCATCAAGCAGCGCCACCCGACGGTGCCGGTCATCGGCTTTCCGCGCGGCGCCGGCCTCGCCTACGAGGACTATGTCACCGACAGCGGCGTCGACGCGGTCGGGCTCGACACCACCGTCTCGCCGGTGTGGGCGGCGCGCACGCTGCAGAACCGCGTCCCGGTGCAGGGCAACCTGGATCCGATCCTGCTGGCCGTCGGCGGCGAGGCCATGCGCGGCGCCGCGGCGGAGATTCTCGAGGCGCTGGCCGCCCGGCCCTTCATCTTCAACCTCGGCCATGGCGTGATCCAGACCACGCCGCCCGAGCATGTGGCGGAGCTGGCGGCGCTGCTGCGCTCCTGGCCGGAGGGCGCCTGA
- a CDS encoding lysine-2,3-aminomutase-like protein, whose amino-acid sequence MKTAHSVTDLVRAGLMSPEAGEAVAAVADRYAVALTPYLLDRLAGAGPDDPLYAQYVPSPEEAYTAPEEREDPIGDGVRSPVKGIVHRYPDRVLLKPLHACAVYCRFCFRREMVGPGGEALTGGELEAALDYIRTHPEIWEVVITGGDPFLLSPRRLHGIVEALSEMPHVGVVRLHSRIPAADPGRVTGELVAALKAPDLATWVAVHINHAEELTAEVCAALARLVDAGIPLVSQTVLLKGINDRAEVLEALFRGLVRNRVKPYYLHHPDLASGTSHFRPTLAEGQAVVRALRGRVSGLCQPTYVLDIPGGHGKAPAAPAWITPDGGDGHRVEDFTGRIHRYRG is encoded by the coding sequence ATGAAGACTGCGCACAGCGTCACCGATCTGGTCCGGGCCGGGCTGATGTCGCCGGAGGCCGGCGAGGCCGTCGCCGCGGTGGCCGACCGCTATGCCGTGGCGCTGACCCCGTACCTGCTCGACCGGCTGGCCGGCGCCGGGCCGGACGACCCGCTGTACGCGCAGTACGTCCCCTCCCCCGAGGAGGCGTACACCGCGCCGGAGGAGCGCGAGGACCCGATCGGCGACGGGGTGCGCAGCCCGGTGAAGGGCATCGTCCACCGCTATCCCGACCGGGTGCTGCTGAAGCCGCTGCACGCCTGCGCCGTCTATTGCCGCTTCTGCTTCCGCCGCGAGATGGTCGGCCCCGGCGGCGAGGCGCTGACCGGCGGGGAGCTGGAGGCGGCGCTGGACTATATCCGGACCCACCCGGAGATCTGGGAGGTGGTGATCACCGGCGGCGATCCCTTCCTGCTGTCGCCGCGCCGGCTGCACGGCATCGTCGAGGCGCTGTCGGAGATGCCGCATGTCGGGGTGGTGCGGCTGCACAGCCGCATTCCCGCCGCCGATCCCGGCCGCGTCACCGGCGAGCTGGTGGCGGCGCTGAAGGCCCCGGATCTGGCGACCTGGGTGGCGGTCCATATCAACCATGCCGAGGAGCTGACGGCGGAGGTGTGCGCCGCGCTCGCCCGGCTGGTCGATGCCGGCATCCCGCTGGTCAGCCAGACGGTCCTGCTGAAGGGAATCAACGACCGGGCCGAGGTGCTGGAGGCGCTGTTCCGCGGGCTGGTGCGCAACCGGGTGAAGCCCTATTACCTGCACCATCCCGACCTGGCGTCGGGCACCAGCCACTTCCGGCCGACGCTGGCCGAGGGGCAGGCGGTCGTCAGGGCGCTGCGCGGCCGCGTCTCCGGCCTCTGCCAGCCGACCTACGTGCTGGACATCCCCGGCGGCCACGGCAAGGCGCCGGCCGCCCCCGCCTGGATCACGCCGGACGGCGGGGACGGCCACCGGGTGGAGGACTTCACCGGCCGGATCCACCGCTACCGGGGCTGA
- the rho gene encoding transcription termination factor Rho produces the protein MHLQELKCKSPAELLAFAEELQIENASTLRKQDMMFAILKQLAENDIPIYGDGVLEVLQDGFGFLRSPEANYLPGPDDIYVSPSQVRRFGLRTGDTVEGQIRAPKDGERYFALLKVNTINFDAPDKVRHRINFDNLTPLYPEERLRMEVEDPTKKNLTGRIIDLVAPLGKGQRGLIVAPPRTGKTVMLQNIAHSIATNHPEAYLIVLLIDERPEEVTDMARSVRGEVISSTFDEPATRHVQVAEMVIEKAKRLVEHKRDVVILLDSITRLARAYNTVVPSSGKVLTGGVDANALQRPKRFFGAARNVEEGGSLTIIATALIDTGSRMDEVIFEEFKGTGNSEIVLDRKLSDKRTFPAIDISKSGTRKEELLVDKGTMSKMWILRRILMPMGVTDAVDFLVDKLKHTKSNSEFFESMNQ, from the coding sequence ATGCATCTCCAAGAGCTGAAGTGCAAGAGCCCCGCCGAACTCCTGGCGTTCGCGGAGGAACTGCAGATCGAGAATGCCAGTACCCTGCGCAAGCAGGACATGATGTTCGCCATCCTGAAGCAGCTTGCCGAGAACGACATCCCGATCTACGGCGACGGCGTGCTCGAGGTGCTGCAGGACGGCTTCGGCTTCCTGCGCTCGCCGGAGGCCAACTACCTGCCCGGCCCCGACGACATCTACGTCAGCCCCAGCCAGGTGCGCCGCTTCGGCCTGCGCACCGGCGACACGGTGGAAGGTCAGATCCGGGCGCCCAAGGACGGCGAGCGCTACTTCGCCCTGCTCAAGGTCAACACCATCAACTTCGATGCGCCGGACAAGGTCCGCCACCGCATCAACTTCGACAACCTGACCCCGCTCTATCCGGAGGAGCGGCTGCGCATGGAGGTCGAGGATCCGACCAAGAAGAACCTGACCGGCCGGATCATCGATCTGGTCGCCCCGCTCGGCAAGGGGCAGCGCGGGCTGATCGTGGCGCCGCCGCGCACCGGCAAGACGGTGATGCTGCAGAACATCGCCCACTCGATCGCCACCAACCATCCCGAGGCCTACCTGATCGTCCTGCTGATCGACGAGCGGCCGGAGGAGGTGACCGACATGGCGCGCAGCGTGCGCGGCGAGGTCATCAGCTCCACCTTCGACGAGCCGGCGACCCGCCACGTCCAGGTGGCGGAGATGGTGATCGAGAAGGCCAAGCGCCTGGTCGAGCACAAGCGCGACGTGGTCATCCTGCTGGATTCCATCACCCGCCTGGCGCGCGCCTACAACACGGTGGTGCCGAGCTCCGGCAAGGTGCTGACCGGCGGCGTCGACGCCAACGCGCTGCAGCGGCCCAAGCGCTTCTTCGGCGCCGCCCGCAACGTGGAGGAGGGCGGCTCGCTGACCATCATCGCCACCGCGCTGATCGACACCGGCAGCCGCATGGACGAGGTGATCTTCGAGGAGTTCAAGGGCACCGGCAACTCCGAGATCGTGCTGGACCGCAAGCTCTCCGACAAGCGCACCTTCCCGGCCATCGACATCTCCAAGTCGGGCACCCGCAAGGAGGAGCTGCTGGTCGACAAGGGCACCATGTCGAAGATGTGGATCCTGCGCCGCATCCTCATGCCGATGGGCGTCACCGACGCGGTCGACTTCCTGGTCGACAAGCTCAAGCACACCAAGAGCAATTCCGAGTTCTTCGAGAGCATGAACCAGTAG
- a CDS encoding Tim44/TimA family putative adaptor protein, with translation MGDGFVFIEIVIFAMIAAFLVYRLRSVLGRRTGEERQRPNPFTPRPGMPDNVVTLPERNRPRPETPVSPDEPLSLAAALDQIKANDPNFDEKHFLEGAKAAFAMIVDAFARGDTATLRPLLADDVYDNFARAIRDRQAAGETLETRIERVREADVEEARMDGRTARVTVRLVSDQMNVQRDRNGAVVDGDPNAVVEAVDIWTFARNTRSSDPNWALVETRTVH, from the coding sequence ATGGGTGATGGGTTCGTGTTCATCGAGATCGTCATATTCGCGATGATCGCGGCGTTCCTGGTCTACCGGCTGCGCAGCGTGCTCGGCCGCCGCACCGGTGAGGAGCGGCAGCGGCCGAACCCCTTCACCCCGCGTCCCGGCATGCCCGACAACGTCGTGACCCTGCCGGAGCGCAACCGTCCCCGGCCCGAGACGCCGGTCTCCCCGGACGAGCCGTTGTCGCTCGCCGCGGCGCTGGACCAGATCAAGGCCAACGATCCGAATTTCGACGAGAAGCATTTCCTGGAAGGCGCCAAGGCCGCCTTCGCCATGATCGTGGACGCCTTCGCCCGCGGCGACACCGCGACGCTGCGCCCGCTGCTGGCCGACGACGTCTACGACAACTTCGCCCGCGCCATCCGCGACCGCCAGGCGGCCGGCGAGACGCTGGAAACCCGGATCGAGCGGGTCCGCGAGGCCGACGTGGAGGAGGCCCGCATGGACGGCCGCACCGCGCGGGTCACCGTCCGCCTGGTGTCCGACCAGATGAACGTGCAGCGCGACCGCAACGGCGCCGTGGTCGACGGCGATCCGAACGCGGTGGTCGAGGCGGTGGACATCTGGACCTTCGCCCGCAACACCCGCTCCAGCGACCCCAACTGGGCGCTGGTGGAGACCCGCACCGTCCACTGA
- a CDS encoding pyruvate, water dikinase regulatory protein, producing MKEFHLHLVSDATGETINSVARACVIQFDSVRPIEHFWNLVRTDRQLDLVLEGIRDNPGLVMFTLVDETLRRRLQDYCREMAVPCIPVLDPLINALAAYLGIESQRQPGRQHMLDAEYFGRMDAMDFALAHDDGQSTWDLHEADVVLLGVSRTSKTPTCIYLANRGIKAANIPIVPGCPLPAELDKLTRPLIVGLTKDPDRLVQIRRNRLKLLNQNESSTYVDPEVVRSEVTEARRMYTRRGWPVIDVSRRSIEETAAEIMMLLARRQTGGLPPGALADLPKSGLPLSDGPKSDGPKGIG from the coding sequence ATGAAAGAGTTCCACCTACATCTCGTGTCCGATGCGACCGGCGAAACGATCAACAGCGTGGCCCGCGCCTGCGTGATCCAGTTCGATTCCGTGCGCCCGATCGAGCATTTCTGGAATCTGGTCCGCACCGACCGGCAGCTCGACCTCGTGCTGGAGGGGATCAGGGACAATCCCGGCCTCGTCATGTTCACCCTGGTGGACGAGACGCTGCGCCGCCGGCTGCAGGACTATTGCCGGGAGATGGCCGTCCCCTGCATCCCGGTGCTCGATCCGCTGATCAACGCGCTGGCCGCCTATCTCGGCATCGAGTCCCAGCGCCAGCCCGGCCGCCAGCACATGCTGGACGCGGAGTATTTCGGCCGCATGGACGCCATGGACTTCGCGCTCGCCCATGACGACGGCCAGTCCACCTGGGACCTGCACGAGGCCGACGTGGTGCTGCTGGGCGTGTCGCGCACCTCCAAGACGCCGACCTGCATCTATCTCGCCAACCGCGGCATCAAGGCGGCCAACATCCCCATCGTGCCGGGCTGTCCCCTGCCCGCCGAGCTGGACAAGCTGACCCGGCCGCTGATCGTCGGGCTGACCAAGGACCCCGACCGGCTGGTGCAGATCCGCCGCAACCGGCTGAAGCTGCTGAACCAGAACGAAAGCTCCACCTATGTCGACCCCGAGGTGGTGCGCAGCGAGGTGACGGAGGCGCGGCGCATGTACACCCGGCGCGGCTGGCCGGTGATCGACGTCTCCCGCCGTTCGATCGAGGAGACCGCGGCGGAGATCATGATGCTGCTGGCCCGGCGCCAGACCGGCGGGCTGCCCCCCGGCGCCCTCGCCGATCTTCCGAAATCCGGACTGCCACTGTCTGATGGGCCCAAGTCTGATGGGCCGAAGGGAATCGGCTGA
- a CDS encoding Maf family protein gives MAAAPTVVLASGSKTRAAMLEKAGVRVILDAPLVDEEEVKLAGRAEGVPPEDVAEALAELKAQRVTRRHRGALVIGADQMLECDGVWFDKPTGRDAAREQLQALRGKTHRLISCAVVVRDGQRLWHQIDRARLAMRPFSDAFLEQYLDAAGEDVMHSVGAYQLEGLGAQLFQRVEGDFFTILGLPLLPLLGFLRVHGVVTE, from the coding sequence ATGGCGGCCGCACCGACGGTGGTCCTGGCCTCCGGGTCGAAGACCCGCGCCGCCATGCTGGAGAAGGCGGGGGTCCGGGTCATCCTCGACGCCCCGCTGGTCGATGAGGAGGAGGTCAAGCTGGCCGGCCGCGCCGAGGGCGTGCCGCCCGAGGATGTGGCCGAAGCGCTCGCCGAGCTGAAGGCGCAGCGGGTCACCCGCCGCCACCGCGGCGCGCTGGTGATCGGCGCCGACCAGATGCTGGAATGCGACGGCGTCTGGTTCGACAAGCCGACCGGCCGCGATGCGGCGCGCGAGCAGTTGCAGGCCCTGCGCGGCAAGACGCACCGGCTGATCAGCTGCGCCGTCGTGGTGCGCGACGGCCAGCGCCTGTGGCACCAGATCGACCGGGCGCGACTGGCGATGCGCCCCTTCAGCGACGCCTTCCTGGAGCAGTATCTCGACGCCGCGGGCGAGGACGTGATGCACTCCGTCGGCGCCTACCAGCTCGAGGGGTTGGGAGCCCAGCTCTTCCAGCGGGTCGAAGGCGACTTCTTCACGATCCTGGGCCTGCCGCTGCTGCCGCTGCTCGGCTTTCTCAGGGTCCATGGCGTGGTGACGGAATAG
- a CDS encoding FxsA family protein, which yields MNPLLSILLLPVVEIIGFIVVGDWIGAGPTIGLLILSLLVGSALIRRQGVAAVGRAQGAMQRGETPMGAVFDGFCKLVAGVLLVIPGFVTDILALILLIPPVRRGLGLWLLARLARSGSFQMWSSGTVWRDPPDAGEARRPPPGVIDVDYRDVTADERDGRRDGPDGPALSDSRWGQDRRDGR from the coding sequence ATGAACCCCCTTCTGTCGATTCTCCTTCTGCCGGTCGTGGAAATCATCGGCTTCATCGTGGTCGGCGACTGGATCGGCGCCGGGCCGACGATCGGCCTGCTGATCCTGTCCCTGCTGGTCGGCAGCGCCCTGATCCGCCGCCAGGGCGTGGCCGCGGTCGGCCGGGCGCAGGGAGCGATGCAGCGCGGGGAGACGCCGATGGGGGCCGTCTTCGACGGGTTCTGCAAACTTGTCGCAGGGGTGCTGCTGGTCATCCCGGGATTCGTCACCGACATCCTGGCCCTGATCCTGCTGATCCCGCCGGTGCGCCGCGGGCTGGGCCTCTGGCTGCTCGCCCGCCTCGCCCGCAGCGGCAGCTTCCAGATGTGGAGCAGCGGGACCGTCTGGCGCGACCCGCCGGATGCCGGCGAGGCGCGGCGCCCGCCGCCCGGGGTGATCGACGTCGATTACCGCGACGTGACGGCCGACGAGCGCGACGGGCGCCGCGACGGTCCCGACGGCCCGGCGCTCAGCGATTCCCGCTGGGGGCAGGACCGCAGGGACGGCCGCTGA
- the secB gene encoding protein-export chaperone SecB → MSDQPTNGADQNQATSLPMNILTQYTKDLSFENPNAPHSLLPGQQQPQVNIGVDVQVQPMGEDVYEVVLGLRCEAKQAEATAFLVELSYAGLFQLPGLPQEHHRPVLMIEGPRLLFPFARAIVSNMTRDGGFPPLLINPIDFADLYRRQIQGGEGEGEGEGGAQDTAF, encoded by the coding sequence ATGTCCGATCAGCCGACCAACGGCGCCGACCAGAACCAGGCGACCTCGCTGCCGATGAACATTCTGACGCAGTACACGAAGGACCTCTCCTTCGAGAACCCGAACGCTCCGCACAGCCTGCTGCCGGGTCAGCAGCAGCCGCAGGTCAACATCGGCGTCGACGTGCAGGTCCAGCCGATGGGCGAGGACGTCTACGAGGTGGTGCTGGGCCTGCGCTGCGAGGCCAAGCAGGCCGAGGCCACCGCCTTCCTGGTCGAGCTGTCCTACGCCGGCCTGTTCCAGCTTCCCGGCCTGCCGCAGGAGCATCACCGCCCGGTCCTGATGATCGAGGGACCGCGGCTGCTGTTCCCCTTCGCCCGCGCCATCGTGTCCAACATGACCCGCGACGGCGGCTTCCCGCCGCTGCTGATCAACCCGATCGACTTCGCCGACCTCTACCGCCGCCAGATCCAGGGCGGCGAGGGCGAGGGCGAGGGTGAGGGCGGAGCCCAGGACACCGCCTTCTAA
- the hemJ gene encoding protoporphyrinogen oxidase HemJ — protein MLYLWIKALHVISIVAWMAGLFYLPRLYVYHASAAPGSEVSETFKVMERRLLRAIMNPAMIASYLFGIWMLVLEPAWLRQGWMHGKILLVLGMTAVHMLLARWRRDFEADRNIRPHRFYRIVNEIPTVLLIGIVILVIVKPF, from the coding sequence GTGCTGTACCTGTGGATCAAGGCGTTGCACGTGATCAGCATCGTCGCCTGGATGGCGGGGCTGTTCTATCTGCCGCGGCTGTACGTCTACCACGCCTCCGCCGCGCCGGGGTCGGAGGTGTCGGAGACCTTCAAGGTGATGGAGCGCCGGCTGCTGCGCGCCATCATGAATCCGGCGATGATCGCCTCCTACCTGTTCGGCATCTGGATGCTGGTGCTGGAGCCGGCCTGGCTGCGCCAGGGCTGGATGCACGGCAAGATCCTGCTGGTGCTGGGCATGACCGCGGTCCACATGCTGCTGGCCCGCTGGCGCCGCGACTTCGAGGCCGACCGCAACATCCGGCCGCACCGCTTCTACCGCATCGTCAACGAGATCCCGACCGTCCTGCTGATCGGCATCGTCATCCTGGTGATCGTGAAGCCCTTCTGA
- a CDS encoding TspO/MBR family protein — MSDTTHAAPSGAPVPAVRVSWWQPLLFWLIVNAWGFVERGTQPFPGHQPSPWQPPGWVFPVMWFSLNVFQIWGGIRLLQRGAAIRHRGPLIALQAVTWVIYATFSFVYFTLGSPILAAAWTILFFVLTVACILLVRRDDARIALIWVPLILWTGFASVVGVHNALINPDMLFGTPALWPR; from the coding sequence ATGAGCGACACGACCCATGCCGCGCCGTCCGGCGCCCCCGTCCCCGCCGTCCGCGTCTCCTGGTGGCAGCCCCTGCTGTTCTGGCTGATCGTCAATGCCTGGGGCTTCGTCGAACGGGGAACGCAGCCCTTCCCCGGACATCAGCCTTCGCCCTGGCAGCCGCCCGGCTGGGTGTTCCCGGTGATGTGGTTCTCGCTCAACGTCTTCCAGATCTGGGGCGGCATCCGCCTGCTGCAGCGGGGCGCGGCGATCCGCCACCGCGGCCCGCTGATCGCGCTGCAGGCGGTCACCTGGGTGATCTATGCCACGTTCAGCTTCGTCTACTTCACGTTGGGCAGTCCGATCCTCGCCGCGGCGTGGACGATCCTGTTCTTCGTGCTGACGGTGGCCTGCATCCTGCTGGTCCGGCGCGACGATGCGCGGATCGCGCTGATCTGGGTGCCGCTGATCCTGTGGACCGGCTTCGCCTCGGTCGTCGGGGTGCACAACGCGCTGATCAACCCCGACATGCTGTTCGGCACGCCGGCCCTCTGGCCGCGCTGA
- the mltA gene encoding murein transglycosylase A, protein MLRRALAAAIVLALPLAACGPKEEARTPPPFDALTLTRVSHAELPGWTADRMAEALPAFARSCARMKSLPADRPVGPGGIAGTAGDWQAPCARLADLRAGDDAGARSFFETWFIPYAAGNNGERRGLFTGYYEVELEGSRKPDPAYPVPLYRRPPDLVMVELADFADRWKGERIAGRVVDGRLKPFEDRAAIEAGALRGKGLELVWLKDPIAAFFLHIQGSGRVRLPDGAEMRVGYAAQNGHKYFAIGKELIDRGILKREEVSLQTIRAWLQANPAEAPALMNRNPSYVFFQELKGEGPTGAQGVALTPERSLAVDPKFVPYGVPVWLDAEDPLDPAQRLRRLLVAQDTGGAIRGPVRGDVFWGHGADAERKAGVMKSAGGYFLLLPKTVTVPPAAPAG, encoded by the coding sequence ATGCTCCGCCGGGCGCTCGCCGCCGCAATCGTTCTCGCGCTGCCGCTCGCCGCCTGCGGCCCGAAGGAGGAGGCCAGGACGCCTCCGCCCTTCGATGCGCTGACGCTGACCCGCGTCTCCCATGCCGAGCTGCCCGGCTGGACCGCCGACCGGATGGCGGAGGCGCTGCCCGCCTTCGCCCGCTCCTGCGCCAGGATGAAGTCGCTTCCCGCCGACCGGCCGGTCGGACCGGGCGGCATCGCCGGCACCGCCGGCGACTGGCAGGCTCCCTGCGCCCGGCTGGCCGATCTCAGGGCCGGGGACGATGCCGGCGCCCGCAGCTTCTTCGAGACCTGGTTCATCCCCTACGCCGCCGGCAACAACGGCGAGCGCCGCGGCCTCTTCACCGGCTACTACGAGGTCGAGCTGGAGGGCAGCCGCAAGCCGGATCCGGCCTATCCCGTCCCGCTCTACCGCCGGCCGCCCGACCTGGTGATGGTGGAGCTCGCCGATTTCGCCGATCGCTGGAAGGGCGAGCGGATCGCCGGCCGGGTGGTCGACGGCCGCCTCAAGCCCTTCGAGGACCGCGCCGCCATCGAGGCCGGGGCGCTGCGCGGCAAGGGGCTGGAGCTGGTCTGGCTGAAGGACCCGATCGCCGCCTTCTTCCTGCACATCCAGGGCTCCGGCCGGGTGCGGCTGCCCGACGGGGCGGAGATGCGCGTGGGCTACGCCGCGCAGAACGGCCACAAGTACTTCGCGATCGGCAAGGAGCTGATCGACCGCGGCATCCTGAAGCGGGAGGAGGTCTCGCTGCAGACCATCCGCGCCTGGCTGCAGGCCAATCCGGCCGAGGCGCCGGCCCTGATGAACAGGAACCCCTCCTACGTCTTCTTCCAGGAGCTGAAGGGGGAGGGGCCGACCGGCGCCCAGGGGGTCGCCCTGACGCCGGAGCGCAGCCTCGCCGTCGACCCGAAATTCGTCCCCTACGGCGTGCCGGTCTGGCTGGATGCCGAGGATCCGCTCGACCCGGCGCAGCGGCTGCGCCGGCTGCTGGTGGCGCAGGACACCGGCGGCGCCATCCGCGGCCCGGTGCGGGGCGACGTCTTCTGGGGCCACGGCGCCGACGCGGAGCGCAAGGCCGGCGTCATGAAGAGCGCCGGCGGCTATTTCCTGCTGCTGCCGAAGACGGTGACGGTGCCGCCGGCCGCCCCGGCGGGCTGA
- the hemH gene encoding ferrochelatase — MPAPASTPRVAVVLFNLGGPDAPEAVRPFLFNLFADPAIIRVPNPFRFLIASLISGRRAKAAAAIYAQLGGKSPLLENTQAQAAALDAALAAAGVSAKCFIAMRYWHPMSAETAARVKDYNPDLVILLPLYPQFSTTTTASSERVWREAARTVGLDAPTRLICCYPTQAGFVDASADIIRPLYERAKAHGRPRVLFSAHGLPKKVVAGGDPYQWQCERTAESIAAALGIEDLDWVNCYQSRVGPLEWIGPSTDEEIRRAGRDGVPILVVPMAFVSEHSETLVEIEVEYRHLAKDSGVPYFERVPTVGTHPAFIEGLARLVRQGVASPKPVCAQNGGQICPAGFSGCPQQGR, encoded by the coding sequence ATGCCCGCACCCGCTTCCACCCCCCGCGTCGCCGTGGTGCTGTTCAACCTCGGCGGTCCGGATGCGCCGGAGGCGGTGCGGCCCTTCCTGTTCAACCTGTTCGCCGATCCGGCGATCATCCGGGTGCCGAATCCCTTCCGCTTCCTGATCGCCAGCCTGATCTCGGGCCGGCGGGCCAAGGCGGCGGCGGCGATCTACGCGCAGCTCGGCGGCAAGTCGCCGCTGCTGGAGAACACCCAGGCGCAGGCGGCCGCCCTCGATGCGGCGCTGGCCGCCGCCGGGGTAAGCGCCAAGTGCTTCATCGCCATGCGCTACTGGCACCCGATGAGCGCCGAGACGGCCGCGCGGGTGAAGGACTACAACCCGGACCTCGTGATCCTGCTGCCGCTCTATCCGCAATTCTCGACGACCACCACGGCGTCGAGCGAGCGGGTGTGGCGCGAGGCGGCGAGGACGGTGGGGCTCGACGCGCCGACCCGGCTGATCTGCTGCTATCCGACCCAGGCGGGATTCGTCGACGCCTCGGCCGACATCATCCGGCCGCTCTACGAGCGGGCCAAGGCCCATGGCCGGCCGCGGGTGCTGTTCTCCGCCCACGGGCTGCCGAAGAAGGTCGTGGCCGGCGGCGATCCCTACCAGTGGCAGTGCGAGCGTACGGCGGAATCGATCGCGGCGGCGCTCGGCATCGAGGATCTGGACTGGGTCAACTGCTATCAGAGCCGCGTCGGCCCGCTGGAGTGGATCGGCCCCAGCACCGACGAGGAGATCCGGCGGGCCGGGCGCGACGGCGTGCCGATCCTGGTGGTGCCGATGGCCTTCGTCTCCGAGCATTCCGAGACGCTGGTCGAGATCGAGGTGGAGTACAGGCACCTCGCCAAGGACTCCGGGGTGCCGTACTTCGAGCGGGTGCCGACCGTCGGCACGCATCCGGCCTTCATCGAGGGGCTGGCCCGGCTGGTCCGCCAGGGGGTCGCCTCGCCGAAGCCGGTCTGCGCCCAGAACGGCGGACAGATCTGCCCGGCCGGCTTCAGCGGCTGCCCGCAGCAGGGCCGCTGA